A part of Astyanax mexicanus isolate ESR-SI-001 chromosome 2, AstMex3_surface, whole genome shotgun sequence genomic DNA contains:
- the il15ra gene encoding interleukin-15 receptor subunit alpha isoform X2, protein MRASSLLLLTFIFTAAEYPLHIFGVNGKCEEPKQGNNYGNIPDNISYEENSKFRMPCVEGYLRKAGTSNLFRCQTNNTHGQLEWNNWPPLNCTPDPRKQRSTTDDPTTVANKQTPITATNPTLSTLSSAEKPYFTTMGKTMDTSTTLGQTTFTTTHTVATTAETSQNTTLRTTTKEEEPMTTTDSVTLSSSSTLTDRENLTTMSLQSTSSSNTSTTVPTLKTSTNASTAIIPSSAIIPSTAILPSTTIIPSTAMIPSTAIIPSTNTITGPGKGDRLSSKAVGGIAAGTVLLLIVVAGSAAGIFILCRRQDVSSTAVEMRLPPGSDQPLLDTHTATLLTSCPDSAQNPKTDPLIVVQQA, encoded by the exons gaaagTGTGAGGAACCTAAACAAGGGAATAACTACGGAAATATACCAGACAACATTAGTTATGAAGAAAATTCCAAATTCCGAATGCCGTGTGTAGAAGGCTATTTAAGAAAGGCTGGGACATCCAACCTCTTCAGATGCCAAACAAATAATACACATGGTCAACTGGAATGGAATAATTGGCCACCGCTGAATTGTACAC CTGATCCAAGAAAACAGCGATCAACTACAG ATGATCCAACCACAG ttgCAAACAAACAGACCCCCATCACTGCCACAAATCCCACTCTCTCCACCCTCAGTTCAGCAGAGAAGCCTTATTTTACCACCATGGGAAAAACAATGGACACGTCTACGACTCTCG GACAGACCACCTTTACAACGACACACACAGTTGCCACAACAGCAGAAACTTCCCAGAACACAACTCTGAGGACCACAACAAAGGAGGAGGAGCCTATGACCACAACCGATAGTGTAACACTTTCCTCGTCCAGTACACTGACAGACAGAGAAAATCTGACCACAATGTCCTTACAGTCCACCAGTTCAAGCAACACCAGCACCACCGTCCCCACCCTTAAAACCAGCACCAACGCCAGCACCGCCATCATACCCAGCTCCGCCATCATACCCAGCACCGCCATCTTACCCAGCACCACCATCATACCCAGCACCGCCATGATACCCAGCACCGCCATCATACCCAGCACCAACACCATTACAG gaCCCGGTAAGGGTGACCGCCTATCTTCTAAAG CTGTGGGAGGAATAGCTGCAGGAACAGTATTACTGCTGATTGTTGTCGCAGGGTCAGCGGCAGGAATATTTATCTTGTGTAGACG acaaGATGTCAGCAGCACAGCGGTGGAGATGAGACTGCCCCCCGGCTCGGATCAACCCCTGTTAGACACACACACTGCAACCTTACTTACCAGCTGCCCAGACTCTGCCCAAAATCCCAAAACAGACCCATTAATTGTTGTTCAGCAGGCATAA